One Ostrea edulis chromosome 2, xbOstEdul1.1, whole genome shotgun sequence genomic region harbors:
- the LOC125681959 gene encoding complex III assembly factor LYRM7-like, producing MTQVNRSQILSIFKKLHRVRQRAFKNDDFGLSVCRDRINDGFRKNINITDEAEVFKLYKTAEEVEMVMRTQLVQMEEVAGNTFRMNIREETHKRPNIPYDHEASISWKARKPRRSNDRKAPKES from the exons ATGACACAAGTCAATCGTTCACAG ATACTTTCAATCTTCAAGAAGTTGCATAGGGTGAGACAAAGGGCTTTTAAGAATGATGATTTTGGACTAAGTG TGTGCAGAGACAGAATAAATGATGGATTCAGGAAGAACATAAACATAACAGATGAAGCAGAAGTATTTAAG tTATACAAAACGGCAGAAGAAGTGGAAATGGTAATGAGGACCCAGCTCGTACAGATGGAGGAGGTCGCAGGGAACACGTTCA GGATGAATATTAGAGAGGAAACTCACAAGAGGCCCAACATTCCTTATGACCATGAAGCGTCGATTTCATGGAAAGCTAGAAAACCAAGACGATCTAATGATAGGAAAGCACCAAAGGAATCATAG